AACCGGTACGTCCGCCGGCAGCCGTCGCCGCCCTCGGGCGCCTCCCCGCTGCAGCGCAGCGCCGGGGCCCCGTCGTCGCCGGTGACGTCGAGCAGCGTGCTGCGGCAGGCGGGGCAGCGCAGGATCTCGCGGAGCCAGGGCTCGACCGGGGTGCTCATCCGTGACCTCCGAGGGGGCTCAGCCGGCCCTGACGACCGACAGGACGTGGTCCCGGACCCGGACCATGGTGGCCTCGTCCGCCGCCTCGACGTTGAGGCGCAGCAGCGGCTCGGTGTTGGACGAGCGCAGGTTGAACCACCAGGAGCCGTCGGTGGCGGACACCGTGACCCCGTCCAGGTGGTCGAGCTCGACGGGGTCGGGGCCGGCCTGGACGTCGGCGAGCACGCGGGCGGTGGCGTCGGCCGCGTCGGCGACGGTCGAGTTGACCTCGCCGCTGCGCGCGTAGCGGGCGTAGTCCTGCACCAGCGCCGACAGCGTCGTGCCCTCGGGCGTGCGGCCCAGCGCGGCCAGCACGTGCAGGGCGGCGAGCATGCCGGAGTCGGCGCCGTAGAAGTCGCGGAAGTAGAAGTGCGCGGAGTGCTCGCCCCCGAACACCGCGCCCGTGCTCGCCATCTCGGCCTTGATGTAGGAGTGGCCGACCCGGGTGCGCACCGCGCGGCCGCCCGCGGCCTCGACGACGTCGGGCACGGCACGGGAGGTGATGAGGTTGTAGAGGACGACGGGGACGTCCTCGCCGCCCTGCCGGGCGCGGGCGATCTCCAGCTCGGCGACCAGCGCGGTCACGGTGCTGGGGTCGACGACCTCGCCGCGCTCGTCGATGACGAAGCAGCGGTCGGCGTCGCCGTCCATGGCCAGGCCCAGGTCGGCGCCGTGCTCGCGGACGGCCGCCTGCAGGTCCACCAGCGTCGACAGGTCCAGGGGGTTGGCGTCGTGGTTGGGGAAGGTGCCGTCCAGCTCGAAGTACAGCGGCAGCACCTCCAGCGGGAGCGCGGGCAGCCCGGCGGCGTCGCCGAGCACGGCGGGGACCGTCATGCCGCCCATGCCGTTGCCGGCGTCGACGACCACGCGCAGCGGGCGGCCGTCGAGCGGGACGAGCGAGCGCAGGTGGCTGCTGTAGGCGGCGAGGCTGTCGTCGGTGGAGACCGACCCGCCGGTGCCGGTGGCCGGCTCGGTGCCGCCGGTGAGGATGGCGACCGCGAGGTCGCGGACCCCGGCCAGGCCGGTGTCCAGGCTCACGGGACGGGCACCGCGGCGGCACAGCTTGAGGCCGTTGTACCGGGCGGGGTTGTGGCTCGCGGTGAACATGACCCCCGCGGCGTCGCGGGAGCCCGAGGCGAAGTACAGCTGGTCGGTCGAGGTGAGGCCCAGGACGGTGACCACGGCCCCGGCCTCGGCGGCGCCCTCGGCGAAGGCCTGGGCGAGCTCCGGCGAGGAGGGGCGCATGTCGTACCCGACGGCCAGGCGGGGCTCGCCGCCCTCGGCCTCGGGCAGGACGACCAGCGTCGCGAACGCGGACCCCAGGGCCCGGCAGCTCTCCGCGTCGATCTGCTCGCCGACGACGCCTCTGACGTCGTAGGCCTTGACGATGTCCAGCAGGGGG
This DNA window, taken from Aquipuribacter hungaricus, encodes the following:
- a CDS encoding phosphomannomutase/phosphoglucomutase; translation: MGAVSHPLLDIVKAYDVRGVVGEQIDAESCRALGSAFATLVVLPEAEGGEPRLAVGYDMRPSSPELAQAFAEGAAEAGAVVTVLGLTSTDQLYFASGSRDAAGVMFTASHNPARYNGLKLCRRGARPVSLDTGLAGVRDLAVAILTGGTEPATGTGGSVSTDDSLAAYSSHLRSLVPLDGRPLRVVVDAGNGMGGMTVPAVLGDAAGLPALPLEVLPLYFELDGTFPNHDANPLDLSTLVDLQAAVREHGADLGLAMDGDADRCFVIDERGEVVDPSTVTALVAELEIARARQGGEDVPVVLYNLITSRAVPDVVEAAGGRAVRTRVGHSYIKAEMASTGAVFGGEHSAHFYFRDFYGADSGMLAALHVLAALGRTPEGTTLSALVQDYARYARSGEVNSTVADAADATARVLADVQAGPDPVELDHLDGVTVSATDGSWWFNLRSSNTEPLLRLNVEAADEATMVRVRDHVLSVVRAG